From one Triticum urartu cultivar G1812 chromosome 3, Tu2.1, whole genome shotgun sequence genomic stretch:
- the LOC125549335 gene encoding factor of DNA methylation 1-like, with translation MSEQTQEFYDEVFHKAQELSRRCYQRIRDKNKKLRLELKCKMFDLDLASKKLDELASQSISQERKYEEEKEQKEKQVALLFHMLEQELNAKQKLELETKQLQSKLEAVKPMQGEDSESKKKMAEQSEELQEKYDRVESIVRTLITKERQSNDELQLARKALIRGFQDLTTGRTSIGIKKMGMLNLESLEKAFNQRLSEPAESSYHAALFCEKWENEIRNPKWHPFQAIMVEGKEMEILCEDDEKLQALKEEHGEQICDLVTKALIEVNKHNPNGRYPFSELWNYKEDRKATLEEVVAYVQNQWRVDRSKLKRKRTQEDAGSTQVEDIRR, from the exons ATGTCGGAGCAAACACAGGAGTTCTACGACGAAG TATTTCACAAGGCTCAGGAGCTTTCTCGTAGATGTTATCAGAGGATTCGTGATAAGAATAAAAAGCTTCGTTTGGAACTGAAGTGCAAGATGTTTGATCTTGACTTAGCATCCAAGAAGCTGGATGAACTAGCTTCACAAAGTATCTCCCAAGAAAGGAAGTATGAGGAAGAGAAAGAACAG AAGGAGAAACAAGTTGCTCTATTATTTCACATGTTAGAGCAGGAACTGAATGCCAAGCAGAAGCTTGAGTTGGAAACAAAGCAACTGCAGAGCAAATTGGAAGCAGTGAAACCTATGCAAGGTGAAGACTCTGAATCAAAGAAGAAAATGGCTGAACAGAGTGAGGAGCTGCAAGAAAAATATGACAGAGTGGAATCAATTGTTCGGACTTTGATTACCAAGGAAAGACAATCCAATGATGAGTTACAGCTTGCTCGGAAGGCACTGATACGT GGCTTCCAGGATCTTACAACTGGCCGAACATCTATAGGCATCAAAAAGATGGGCATGCTTAACCTGGAATCACTTGAAAAAGCTTTCAACCAGAGATTGTCAGAACCTGCAGAATCAAGTTATCATGCTGCCTTATTTTGTGAAAAATGGGAGAATGAGATAAGAAATCCAAAATGGCACCCTTTTCAAGCTATCATGGTTGAAGGAAAAGAAATG GAAATTCTCTGTGAGGACGACGAGAAGCTCCAGGCTCTGAAAGAAGAACACGGCGAGCAGATCTGTGACTTGGTGACAAAGGCTCTGATCGAAGTCAACAAACACAATCCCAATGGGCGCTATCCTTTCAGCGAGCTGTGGAACTACAAGGAGGACCGGAAAGCGACCCTGGAAGAAGTCGTCGCTTACGTCCAGAACCAATGGCGAGTGGACAGGAGCAAGCTCAAGAGAAAGCGCACCCAAGAAGATGCTGGAAGTACTCAAGTGGAGGACATCAGACGCTGA